The following nucleotide sequence is from Pseudonocardia abyssalis.
ACACGGACAGCACGATCAGGACCGCCGCGACGTCGTCGTCGCGGCACCGGTGCAGGACCTGCCGGGCGACGTGGGTCAGCCGTTGCGTGGTGACCCCGCCGACGATGTCGGCGAAGTTGGCCGGTGGGGTGCCGAGATGGTGCAGCATGTCCGCCACCGCCATGCCCAGCCCGGCGCCTCCACTGAGCACGGCGACCGGGCCGGGGCGCGGGAAGTAGACCGTGCCGTCCTCGGCCTCGTGCTCGAAGGTACGCAGCTTCGCGTCGGCGAGCACGAACCGCGCCCCGTCCCAGATCAACGGGTTGATCTCCAGCAACTCTCCCTGGTGGCGTCGGAACAGGTCCCACAGCCGGACGAGCAGCGCCCCGGCGGCAGCCGCCTCGTCGGCCGGCAGGCCGACCCGGTGCGCCAGCTCGGCCCCGTCCTCCGCCCGGACCCCCCGGGCCATCGAGATGTCGGTCCGGGCCAAGAGGGCGGGGTCGCCCGACTCGATCTCGATCCCGCCCCGCGCGCCGAACACCGCGTAGGGCCGCCCGGCCGCGGTGTCCAACCCGATCGCGACGTAGCGCTCGGACCGGGTCGGGACGGCCAGCTCCACCAGCTGGTCGGCCTCGGGTGCCACCTGCCGGATCGCCTCGCCCGCAGCCAGCAGCCCGGCCTCGTCGTCGGCCCGGCGGACCAGCCCGCCCTTGCCGCGTCCGCCGTAGGGCACCTGCGCCTTGACGTACCACGGGCCGGTCTCCCCGACCAGCGGCACGGCCTTGCCGGTGCAGAGCCTGCCCACCGGCACGGGCAGCCCCGCCGCGGCCAGCACCGACTTCGCCTCGTGCTCCAGGTAGATCACGAGGCGGCCTCCCGCAGCAAC
It contains:
- a CDS encoding ATP-grasp domain-containing protein; this encodes MIYLEHEAKSVLAAAGLPVPVGRLCTGKAVPLVGETGPWYVKAQVPYGGRGKGGLVRRADDEAGLLAAGEAIRQVAPEADQLVELAVPTRSERYVAIGLDTAAGRPYAVFGARGGIEIESGDPALLARTDISMARGVRAEDGAELAHRVGLPADEAAAAGALLVRLWDLFRRHQGELLEINPLIWDGARFVLADAKLRTFEHEAEDGTVYFPRPGPVAVLSGGAGLGMAVADMLHHLGTPPANFADIVGGVTTQRLTHVARQVLHRCRDDDVAAVLIVLSVSLTPLGGVLSVIRDVIVEVGLDVPAVAYFGSGAARSDTGDLLGELAGLGVDVRPELEQAISRAAELAGAATRPDTEAAS